Below is a window of Onychostoma macrolepis isolate SWU-2019 chromosome 06, ASM1243209v1, whole genome shotgun sequence DNA.
TCATAAGTTTTATGACTTCTGTGAGTCTCACCTGTGGACTTTCTGCACTAGGGCGCCCTATgagaataaatgaaaaatactttaCATTATGTTTGTACTCACTAATGCTCACAACACCCTATTTTGGGTAAAACCTGGAAAAATACTTCTGTCATGCAAGTCCAGTTTTTCCCCAGTGTAGAGGAGGGTAGTTTTTCTCTCAGTGGATGCataaaatttactgaaaaaaattaagaaatgagtcagattttttataataataactgaatattcttttgcatttttggccatttttgccAAATAAAGAACACGTTTGTCTGCATACATTTCTTGTTAAGTTTTCGATTTTGTGTGCCCTGTATGGAACATTAATGTCCTTTGTCAGTCACGTGCCTGTTTAAGTGATGAACTGGACTACTTGTGTTCGATTTCAGAGATGGTAACATGTTTTGTGCTACGACTATATGGCTGTACAGCCCTCAGTGGCCTGATAAAAGTTTTCCATTTAGAAATGAGGTAGCAGAAATATATAGCAGTTTATAGACTTAGCTTAATCTATATCTCATCATAATCACAGGCAGTCTATCAAAGATGAATAGGCCAAAAAATaatttggaaaaatatgcaaagcTCATTTCAAATGACAGGTAATGTTTAGTTATAGTTATTGCTGCTGTGCAACACTAGTTTAGCTTTACGAGGGCATTTACTTGCTCACAAAGCTGATATGGGCCACTGTTAATATCTGTActgaaagaagaaaacaaaacataaaaatgctggaaaaaataaaataaaaacgtcCTTTTGTGGAATATTGCTTTTTGTTGCAACTAGTTATTAGtcaatatcttgcatttaaaatgtaatatcaaatacTTTCCATGGCCTCATAAAACCAGGTCTTGTGAAAATCTTGTTCTCCTCTTTTATCTCCTCAATAGCCCAAATCTACTTGACCAATTAATCCTATTTGCATTGCAAGAATGAATGCTTGTCTCTGAGCCTTTATGCCAGTTACATCATGGAGACTCACTCAAATGTAAGTGAAAGCTTGAAAttgtaaaatctaattcaatACTACACTAAGTTCTTTCCAATTACAACATTGGATTTTCAAAGAATTTGGGATGATTTTCTTTCCTCACGGAGGAGGAGTGAAATCATGTTCCCAAGTATTTAAGTGTTTGATGCCAAAAAATGTGGTCTAGGTTCTTACGTCTTGTGTAGGGTACATGTGATTCAAGTAAGAAAGgatatatttgaaattaaatactAGCATAATTACTGGATATGTGTAATCCAGTttactgtttacatttttatatagcagtataatgaatgaaaaaatgttaaaagattGTGGCTGATATTCCTCAGTTATCTGTAATACCTCAAATACAAGACTGAATGCATAATACATTACCATGCATTGCAGTGGAATAGTATAGGCCTACTCCATAGTATGCATTGCATTGGAATAGTATACTTTTAGCAAAAATAGTATATCTTCTGGGTGCTTCTTGCATATTGATTTGCATTCTTTGCACAGTATTCATACACTGCAGAAATATTAAGTATAATAATACTAGCATGCTATTCCAATATAACCTAGTGACTCAAATGAAAGCAAATAGAATCAACCTGCATTGGGAAAGTTAAGTAGGTCATCATACCTGTATATGACTGAATAACTAATGACTGCAGTGTGAATATTCCATTTCATCGTGTACTGAAAACCCCAGTCGAGGTCAATTCTAATGTTACATCCAGAAAACTAATGTAATTACTTGAGACTTCTTGTGAGGGGTAAGGTGGATAGAAATTTGTCTCCTCCTGGTGGCTAAATTGTGAACAGCGTTTTGTTGTAAGTCGCTGTTTGACAACGTCAAAATTGTGCGCCACTTATGGCACAGCGGGCGCATGTTGAATCAGCACCGGCGAGGCCGTTTAACTAGTAACTGATCTAAAATGACGGTGTTTCACGACGAGGTTGAAATAGAGGATTTTGAGTATgatgaagaaacagaaacatATTATTTTCCTTGTCCATGTGGCGACAGATTCGCGATAACGAAGGCAAGTGTTTTTCTATTGGAGCATCAGAATGTAAACAGTCATAACTTGACATTATCGCTTTCTTACATTTATAaacatgtgtatttatttatatgtcatttatatgaagagttttatttgaatttgtttAATCAGTGTTACTTTTAATGGATGTATTTTTGGAATAGTCTAAAGAACTACTGCGGAACTACAAGATAATAACCCAGAAAAAAGAAACTGCCACTTTAGTGATTTAATAATATACATGTGTGCATTTACTCAGGAGGTGTCAGTGTATAACTAAGTGCCAAAtattttttaggtgaactaaatAGTATTTTGTTAAAGGGAAACTATATCTGTTTTTCAGGAGGATCTTGAGGATGGTGAAGAAGTGGCCACCTGTCCGAGTTGCTCACTTATAGTAAAAGTAATCTATGATAAGGTAGGACGTTTAGTATGTTCTGGTATTTGTGTATAGACAACTTGGCTTGGCTATTTTTGTTTCAGATTGCAAAAAATTaagaatcatttaaaaacactcACATTAGAGTCATCTTGTTTGATTGCCTTgtctgtaaataaattaaaaattataataataattaaaaaaaaaaacaagttacatAGCTATGTCTGGTAACTATTTTGTaaccatataattattaatgttcTTGATTTATTGTAgaaataatgtttattgtatGTATTCTTGTataatgatgaaaattaaattaaacattcacTTAAgttaatttgaaaatgtaaggattatagctaataaatatttattaatgattgtggggaaacagctatttacAATACACTGAGATTTAATTTCTGTAGAAAGGCCTCAAAAATACATTCTTACAGTATTCCGTTACTGTGATTACTTAATGATCTCTGATAACATTTGATCTGTTT
It encodes the following:
- the dph3 gene encoding DPH3 homolog isoform X1, translating into MTVFHDEVEIEDFEYDEETETYYFPCPCGDRFAITKEDLEDGEEVATCPSCSLIVKVIYDKEQFMCGEVIEAPKTSENKLELAQS
- the dph3 gene encoding DPH3 homolog isoform X2 — protein: MTVFHDEVEIEDFEYDEETETYYFPCPCGDRFAITKEDLEDGEEVATCPSCSLIVKVIYDKFMCGEVIEAPKTSENKLELAQS